The genomic DNA acttccagccctgcctcactacttgtacagcttcccctcctgcaggcaggaactgggtgcttaaacccaggtccttgcacatggtcacgtGTGTGCTCAatcgggtgtgccactacccagcctcctgTTAATTCCTTTATTAAACATGGGCCACAGAAGTTGAGGAGACCCATCTCACTAAAAGATGTCTACAGTCTACTTAAAGCACCATGTGGAAAGAGACCAagtggtctctgcctctctttcaccTCCAGCCCTCTAAACCTCACAATTACCTCTGGATTCTGGTGTATTCCAGACCCGGATTCCAGAACACAGAGTCTTCTTTCCTTAAACTGAACACAATCCACAACCTTTATTCCTACAGATGCTGTAAGGAGCATATAGGTGGATAAAGCTTTAGCATTTCTGGTGAAGAAAAGTGTGCTTGCTATCAAAGAGCAGCAGTTAGTGTGGCAGAGCCAGCAGGGAGTGAAGGAAGAGTAGTCAGAACCCCATCTTTACCATTCCCAGGTGAGAACCATGACCTTGACAGTGCAGGGTGAGCCAGCAGCAAAGGAAATCTTGActcctcccccagagccctgtgcATTTGGGAAGGATGGTCTGCACTTGGCATGGAGGGAAGCAAACATGGGTGGCGTTAGGCAACTCTACCAGAGATGTTGATGGGCACAATGTCAGAATACGTGGAGCAAGGCTGAAGCCACCGCTTCCCGTCTAGGATGGGCAGAGGGGTGGGGCTAGTCCAGGAAGCTTGCTTGTCCGCTGTGGTAGACAGGCTCAGGGAAGCCTCGAAGGCCCTCACACCCTGGATGGTAGTGTCATCTTTGCTCAGCTGTCGCTTTGTAGGCTGTGGGGAAAGAAGGTGATGGGAAGGTCGTGCTCCTGACTAGAGACAAGTCATGCCCACAGGATGGCTAGCCAGGCAAAGTGGTCAGAGGCTTCATCTGTGAACAGTCTTCCATGGCAGGTGCCTGCAGGGCCTGTGCCAGTGGGGCCGCAGAGTCACTCTGCTGGTGAGCAGAGGCGAGAAGCAATATAAGCTTCTGGTGGGCAATGTAAGCAGCCTGAGGTCCCCTGTCAATGGACGCAGGTCAAGCTCTTTATGCTGGCTTTCCCAGATGGGACAAGAGGGAACTCACCATCAACACAAACTCCAGATGCCTGGCAGACTGGGGCCTTGGGCTGGGAGTGAGCTCAGGGACCTCATCAGCAGAACGGAAGGTCTGCCCCAGAAGTCTAGCCTCCAAGCACTGCTCCTCATATTCTTCTGAAAAATAGCAGAGTAGATATATACTCTATGGGACCATACCCAAGCATCAGGCTGGGGAGGGACCATGTGCCCAGGCTCCTGCTCTAGCTGCTAGGCTTGACTTGCATTGTTTCTCTAGGATTGCTCCCAGGATCTGAGTTTCTGGAGTAAAACGTGGGAAATACTCATTACCTAGGActctgggggggcagggagaaaagaGAATCAATCAGTACATTCCAGTTGTGCTGGGGCAATGTCCCCCACCTTAAGTACTTAACTTGGAGAACAAGTTCAGGATTCAGATGCCTTTGGCTATTTCATTCTGCAAGGTCTTCTCCTTGAAGCCCTACAGCTCCTCACAACTCTGGAAGCCCTACTAGGGGAATGACCTGAGTGAAGCATGAAGTCATTGGAATTTGCATTAGGGAGTCTAATCTGGAGCACAATCTTGGATGTCAGGAACTCTAACTTGAACCTTTGCAGGCCAAGGTCTCACCACAGGTTGTATCAGGTATGTGTGTGGATAGATTAAGGTGAAAGTGAAGGAAGGCAGAGGTTGTGGCAGAGAAGAAATTCAGGGCCATTGTCAGGGAATAAGTCGGATGCATCACATTCGAAGAGGTTTCATTTAAGTGATGAATTCGATGAACAAACGAATGAATGAGAGTAAACAGCCAACAGACAGGGTTTTATGCACATTTGAGCAAAGTCTTTGAGAATCATAGAAATGCTGCaactatgtgccaacaactggtggtggtagatagtataatggttatacaaagagatcctCGTGTCTGGGtctctcaaatcccaggttctatcccttgcaccaccataaactagagctgagtaatgctctggtaaagggggaaaaatgtcaaAGACAACAACcccaatgaaataataaaaattaatgacaGTAATGTGGAGGATGGGGGACCTCAGAGGTTCTTTGGTATCCCACTCCACACTGTGTGGCCCTTTGGGGTGCTTCTTTAGCCTCTGCAGACAACTGCAGCGAAGGGGAACAACTTTACTCCCCAAGTAGCTCATTCAATCCAAGGACAGTAAAGTTGCCAGGCTTATTAGGAAAGTTCTTTATCTTGAGACAAAAAAAATCTCCACCCCCCATAGGTTCTAATTCTGCTTATGGTAGCAACATAGAGCAcagtcattcttttctttctgcatATTTGGAGCTCTGTTATCTGAACACAAGGCACATTAATGTCTACTGTAATCTTACTTCTTTAAGGTCATCACTTCCCTGGCAGGGATGTAGGAATGATGACTGCTATCCAATTGCATAGtccatttgaaattttatttaaagactgatttatttcatttttaagagagagatagagactagagcactgcttatctctggcttatagtggtgataGAGATTGAACCTAGACCCTTTGACATGCAAGCCCTGTGCACTATGATCTTGAGTTATTTCTCCTTGTGCCAGCTCCCAGCTGaagatttttattgtctttttttgtctttctcttgctttttgtttttttcactagagcaatactcaactctggcttatgatgatgttggttgactgaacctgaaaccttggacccttaggcacaaaagtcttttatataactaCTATCCTATCTTCCCAGGCCAGTTTTTTTTGTATTCTTCATAAGTGCTCACTTTTCTTGGTATGGATAAAGAGTACAAGTAAAGAAAGCCTCTTTTCATACCTGATGCTCTCTCAAGAAATGCCTACTGAACATACCTCTTGTGGATTCAGCCTTGTACTAGGTCTTCTGAAAACTCCAAGGATGGTAAATGACCTGATTTCTTTATGTTGACAAACTTAGCCCAgttaagtgagaaaaaaaatctattccttGGAGTCTCAGATGAATGAGTAAATGGATAAACTGATGAAAAGAAAAGTAGTTAACAAGTAGATAAATTCTCTTGAACTGAATGGCTCAAAGCATCTCAGGTGAGTTATTAGGGATTGAATGATGCTAAGAGCTGAGTGAatgtcagagtttttttttttaatttttgtggcAAGAACAGAACATTGGAGAAAGCATATGGATGAGCATGGGGAAAAGTAAGAAAGAGTTTGGATCTTGACCGATGAATACCTTGCTGCAATCTCAGACTAGATATTTACAGTTCCCTATTATTGGTCtcaacattttaatatttttgcaaCCCATACTGGATAATCCCTCTGGCCAAATGAGTATGCTTTTCATATTGTAATGTTCTGTTGGAAGTCATGGTGCTTTTCTCTTAAATTAACTTTAAGATGGTACCTACTTCAGCCTATGTTTCAAAAGACATACAAATGGGAGTTGGTGTTGTCAATTACAGGGGTTCACCGGCTGCCAGATAATTATGCTAAGTAGTCTGCATACATCCTATTTTTAATTCTCACAAAACTATATCATGTGGGGAACTGGAATGCGCAGCTCAAAGATGGCTGGTTGAGATGCAGAAAGGTTGAATAATCtgggagcaggggtagatagcataatggagatagcataatgcaaagacactctaatgcttgagactccaaggccccaggttcaattccccgcaccaccataaaccagagctgagcagtgctctgaaaaaaaaagtttgagtaaTCTGCACAATGTCACACAACTAGTTAGATGTGGGATTTGAATTAGATCCTAGCTATGTCTGTATCAGAAAGACACTGGGCTGGGTACTGAGGATGAGTTAACTCTGGGTGCTATGTATTGGGTTTATTTTGGTGAGGCTGTAGCTAACCAAGTGACACATGGGTAAGGTTATTGCAAGAGTGATGTGAATGAAGACCAGAGTGGGAGACCCCACAGGGATATACTTTGTCTTCCAGTGCCAAGGTTGCCAAGGCATGGGTCACGCGGCAAGAGAAAGTGTGGAGGATATGTGGACCTGCAATGTGGTACTCTCCCGTCCAGTTCTCTTTGAGAGTGGCTCTACCCACTGCCTTGTCTCAGATCCTGCCCTCCTCAGTTCCACCTGCATCCTCAATActggactgaaaaaaaaagtggtggcgGTGGGTAAACAACCACCGAAGTTCTGCCCAGGCCAAAGAATGAACATGTGTGTTGTATCGTACAGTAGGTTTGAAATGCCTCTTTTCTCTGTGGTCCCTgtcctctttcttctttgcctccctCCAGCCGCAGCGTAGCTCGCCAGTGGGCTCCGGCCTCAACCCCCGCTCCCTCTCAGTACCTTGCAACAGGCTCTGGAGATTGAGCTGCGCCTCGCGAAGCAGCTCCTCTACACTCGGGGGCCTGCCCGGGGAGAGGAACACGTTCACTGGCTGTCGCCATGACGACCTCGAGTGGGCAGCCGCTGTCGCATTTTCCCGAGCCGCGTTAGCTGCAGCAAGGGAACGAGAGAGTCAGAGTGAGGTACCGCCCACGGGAGAGGCGGGAAGAGCGCGGTGCGGCAGCCAATAGCGCCCGCGATTGCCCGAGACCCGCCCCCGCGGGGCGGTGCCAGGAGGCCGACGCTTAGCGGCCGCAGGACACGCCCGCGCGCGTTGAGTCTCGCGCGCTCCTGCTCCGTCGCCGCCTGCGCCCGCCTCCGCCCTCTGCCTGCCTCCGCCGCTTGCATGGGTCCTCCTCCATTTGGCGCGTCCCGCCTCTCGCCGATGCCGGCCGTCTCGACCCCTCGCATGAGGTAACGCGCCCCTGAGCCGAGCTCGGTGCTCCCCCTGGTGGGTGCGGTCCGGCCTTGCCCGCGCCCCTCCGCCGCCGCCTCTTCCTCCTTGGGCGGTggcgcccagcccagcccagctcagCTCGCCGTCGGTCAGCCACCCCGTGGCCCCCGCCAGCCCAGATGTCCGAGGCGGCGGAAAGTCTCAGTTGCCTCCGCATAGCCAATGTCGCCCTGCGAGGAGAATTAAACGCCCTTCGCGGGGAGAATGCCAGTCTGGGCCTTCAGCTCGGAAGAGCCCTGGCCGAGGTGAATTCCTTGCGGAGCAGCGTCTCCAGCTGTGTCCGCCGGCCGGTGCCCGTCCCGGCCGAAGAGAACCTGGAGTTCGCGCATAGCGAGATCGACGCGGCCCCCGACGGGGACCTGCCTGTCCTCTGCTGTTCCCCCCCGAGCGCTGAGCCTGAGTGCGCCCCGGATGAGTTGCTGCTCAGTGCTCCCCAGGACTGCAGCGCCCCGGAGGGGCCCGCTCAGCCTCCCCCGATGCCCGGCGGCCCACCCCTGCCCCCGTCCCCGCCCCCTGTTAAACAGCAGGTGCAGATGCTCGATCGCCCCGAGATAGAGCCCTTTGCAGGGGACCCAGTCCACCTCGCTGAGTTCCTGATGCAGCTACAGACCTTCATAGCTGACCATGGAGAGCATTTCCCCGGGGGGGCTGAGCGGGTGGCCTTCCTGATCTCCTTTCTCAGCGGTAGAGCCAAGGACTGGGCCTCCTTAGTCACCCAGGAGGGAAGCCCCCTGCATGCCAACTTCCCTTGCTTTCTGGATGAGCTCCGCAAGGAGTTCCGTGGCCCCATCCCCCCCTCTGTGGCTAAAAAGGCTGTCCGAAAGCTCAGGCAGGGAGACTGTACCCTCAGCAGTTATGTAGATGCTTTTCAGTTCCTGACCCAGTTCTTGTGTTGGGATGATTGCCGCCTTCAAACCCAATTCCTCAGAGGCCTGTCAGAATCCATTCACAAAGAACTCGTATGGTCAATTGACATGGCCAACCTGGAGGACCTGATTGTCATATGtgtggagatagaaagaaaagtgcGTGTCCCCACACCAGGGTCACTCCCTCGAGTACACAAGATATTCCCCCCTGATGAGGAGCCCAATGACCATGGTAGTGACGAAAAAGAACACTACAGTGAGGATGTATATGAAGGTAC from Erinaceus europaeus chromosome X, mEriEur2.1, whole genome shotgun sequence includes the following:
- the RTL5 gene encoding retrotransposon Gag-like protein 5; translation: MSEAAESLSCLRIANVALRGELNALRGENASLGLQLGRALAEVNSLRSSVSSCVRRPVPVPAEENLEFAHSEIDAAPDGDLPVLCCSPPSAEPECAPDELLLSAPQDCSAPEGPAQPPPMPGGPPLPPSPPPVKQQVQMLDRPEIEPFAGDPVHLAEFLMQLQTFIADHGEHFPGGAERVAFLISFLSGRAKDWASLVTQEGSPLHANFPCFLDELRKEFRGPIPPSVAKKAVRKLRQGDCTLSSYVDAFQFLTQFLCWDDCRLQTQFLRGLSESIHKELVWSIDMANLEDLIVICVEIERKVRVPTPGSLPRVHKIFPPDEEPNDHGSDEKEHYSEDVYEGTQISRLHQKDQPRPIKTIQQEMREEEEEGERRNREEEMRKKDKGEMIQKEEIIIYQEEDDEDEEVDVEMLNSEDEDMDNSKGGNVIEIESQELEPEEESEDGTQEEDLEEFIEVPPIFANASSQTADYQDSLLNVPPPITQPSRRRNQNRVPALEDLPGINSPFYSSPPPLTRHIGRLGQRQVRRRPPVLFRLSPRQGGHRATRGRIRV